GCTGGCGGAATATGAATGCGGTTTCCCCGCATTCGAAGACAGCCGCGCGCAATTCGACGTGCGATTCTATCTCGTGGCGATTCTGTTCATCGTGTTCGATCTGGAAGCGGCGTTCCTGTATCCGTGGGCGGTCGCGCTGGGCGGGATCGGCTTCGTCGGCTGGGGCGCCATGATGGTGTTCCTGATCGAACTCGCGGTGGGCTTCGCATACGCGTGGAAAAAGGGAGCTTTGGAATGGGAGTGACGCTGCCAGCGGCGCTCGACCCGCACTTTCCCGAAGGCAAGGCGCCGGATCAGGCCTTCTTCACCGACCTCAGCGCCGAGGTGATGGACAAGGGCTTCCTCGTCACTTCGACCGAGGAGTTGTTCCAGTGGGCGCGCACCGGCTCGCTGTGGTGGATGACCTTCGGCCTCGCCTGCTGCGCGGTGGAGATGATCCACGTCAACATGCCGCGTTATGACATGGAGCGCTTCGGCGCCGCGCCGCGCGCGTCGCCGCGCCAGTCGGACGTGATGATCGTGGCCGGCACGCTCTGCAACAAGATGGCTCCGGCGCTGCGCCGCGTCTATGATCAGATGTCGAACCCGAAGTATGTGATCTCGATGGGATCCTGCGCCAACGGCGGCGGCTATTATCACTATAGCTATTCCGTGGTGCGCGGCTGCGACCGGATCGTGCCGATCGACATCTATGTGCCGGGTTGCCCGCCGACCGCCGAGGCTCTGCTCTACGGCCTGATGCAGCTGCAGCGGAAGATCCGCCGCGTGGGGACGATCGAACGGTGAGCTTTCCGCGCTACGCATCCAACGAAGGCGTGATCGAGGCGGCGCAGGCCGCTCTCGGCGACATGCTGCTTTCCGCATCCGAGCATGTGGGCGAGATCCGGCTGGACATCGCGCGCGACAAGGTGGCCGAGGCGCTGCGCGTGCTGCGCGACGATCTGGCCTATCAGCAGCTGATGGAGATTGCCGGCGTCGACTATCCGGAGCGCGCCGAGCGCTTCGAGGTGGTCTACATGCTGCTCTCGGTGACGAAGAACCACCGGCTGCGCGTGCATGTCTCCACCGACGAGATGATGCCGGTGCCGTCCGTGACGGGCGTGTACCGTGTCGCGGGCTGGCTGGAGCGCGAAGTGTACGACATGTACGGCGTGCTGTTCGACGGCAATCCGGACCTGCGCCGCATCCTGACCGACTATGGCTTTCGCGGCCATCCGCAGCGCAAGGACTTCCCGCTCTCCGGCTTCGTCGAGCTGCGTTACTCCGAGGAAGAGAAGCGCGTCGTCTACCAGCCGGTGAAGCTGGCGCAGGATTTCCGCACCTTCGATTTCACGAGCCCGTGGGAAGGCGCCGATTATGTGCTGCCCGGCGACGAGAAGGCCCACGCGCCGCAGGCGCCCGGCGCCCCGACGCCGCTGAAGGCCGATGAGGTGAAGAAATGAGCGATCCCGCAACGATCGTGGCCGATCCGCACGCCGGCGAGATCCTCGCGGCCGAAGGATTCGCCGTGCCGGCGCATGCCGATACGGGTGAGGTTTCGATCGCCAATTACACGATCAATTTCGGCCCGCAGCATCCGGCCGCGCACGGCGTGCTCCGCCTCGTGATGGAGCTGGACGGCGAGATCGTCGAGCGCTGCGATCCGCATATCGGCCTGCTGCACCGCGGCACCGAGAAGCTGATCGAGTACAAGACCTATCTGCAGGCGCTGCCGTATTTCGACCGGCTGGATTACTGCTCGCCGCTGAACATGGAGCACAGCTATGTGCTCGCGGTGGAGAAGCTGCTGGGCATCGAGGTGCCGCTGCGCGCGCAATATCTGCGCGTGCTGTTCGCCGAGGTCAGCCGCATCTGCAATCACATGCTGAACCTCGGCAGCCACATCATGGACGTCGGCGCGATGACGCCGAACCTGTGGCTGTTCGAAATCCGCGAGGATTGCCTCAATTTCTTCGAGCGGGCCTCCGGCGCGCGCATGCACTCGGCCTATTTCCGGCCGGGCGGCGTGCATCAGGACGTGCCGCTGAAGCTGCTGACCGACATCGGCGACTGGGTGGATAACCGCTTCGGCATCTTCGAGGATGCGATCAGCCTGGTGGCGGACAACCGCATCTGGAAGCAGCGCAACGTCGACATCGGCATCGTCTCCAAGGAAGACGCGCTGGCATGGGGCTTCTCCGGCCCGATGATCCGGGGCGCGGGCATTCCGTGGGACATCCGCAAGAGCCAGCCCTACGACGTCTATGATCGCATGGACTTCGAGGTGCCGGTCGGCACCAACGGCGACTGCTATGATCGCTTCATGGTGCGCGTGGAGGAGGTCCGCCAGTCGATGCGGATCATCAAGCAGTGCCTGAACGAGATGCCGGAAGGCCCGATCGCCAGTCTCGACCGCAAGGTCGTGCCGCCCAAGCGCGGCGAGATGAAGCAGTCGATGGAAGCGCTGATCCATCACTTCAAGCTCTACACGGAAGGTTTCCACGTTCCGGCGGGCGACGTGTATGTCGCGACCGAGAGCCCGAAGGGCGAGTTCGGCGTCTATCTGGTGAGCGACGGGACCAACAAGCCCTATCGCTGCAAGATCCGCCCGACCGCGTTCAGCCATCTGCAGGCGATGGACTTCATGATGAAGGGCCACATGCTGGCGGACACGACCGCGATCCTCTCCGCGATCGACATCGTGTTCGGCGAGTGCGACCGGTGAGCAAGACCCGCTTCGACCTGCTCGACCAGATGATCGAGCGCTACAATGCGGGCGACGCCGAGGGCTATTCGGCCTTCTTCGCCAAGGACGGCGTGGAGGCGATGTATCGCGGCGCGGACCTGCGCGTGGGCCGGGACGGCGTGCGCGACGGCAACGCCAAGACCTTCGCCGATTTCCCGCAGAACCGGGCGATCGTGCTGGAGCGGCAGGCGTTCGGCGAGTTCGTGACGCTGCACGAGCGCGTGTGGCGGACGCCCGAGGGCGATCCGTTCGAGGTGATGTCCATCTATTCCTTCGATGGCGACGACAAGATTTCGCGCGTGGAGTTCGTGCGCTGATGGCTGACGCAGTTCAAATCCCCGACGAGGCAGAAACCCGCGCGCGCTGGGGCAATTTCGCGTGGACCGAGGCCAATGCGGCCAAGGCCAAGGAAGTGTTCGGCCGCTACCCCAAGGGTCGCGAGCATTCGGCGATCATGCCGCTGCTCGATCTGGCGCAGCGCCAGGTGGGCGCCGAGACGCAGACGCAGGGCTGGCTGCCCGTGCCGGTGATCGAATATGTCGCGGCCCAGTGCGGCATGCCGTATATTCGCGCCCTGGAAGTCGTCAGCTTCTACACGATGTACAATATGGCGCCGGTCGGTCGCTATCATGTGCAGGTGTGCGGGACGACGCCGTGCATGCTGCGCGGCTCGGACGACGTGCTGGACGCCTGCTACAAGAAGGGCCTGAAGAAGGGCGCGACGACGCCCGACGGCCTGTTCACGCTGACCGAGGTGGAATGCCTGGGCGCGTGCGTGAATGCGCCGATGGTGCAGATCAACGACGACAATTACGAAGACCTGACCTTCGAGAGCACGACCGCGATCCTCGAGGCGCTGGCGCGCGGCGAGACGCCGAAGCCCGGCCCGCAGGTTTCGGACCGGTTCCTGTCCTCGCCGAAGGGCGGGCCGACCGTGCTGAAGGAGTTCACCTCCTGATGCCTTTGATCCTTTCGATCATTCTGGCCGTCGTGGTGCTCGTGCTGGTCATCAAGCTGGCGCTGAGCGTGATCTTCGCCGCTGTGGGCATCGCGCTGGCGGTGGCCGTCTATTTTATCGCTGAGAAGCTTGTGGGGCAGGGCCGATGATCGCCTCGATCGACGACAAGGACCGGATCTTCACCAACATCTACGGCTTCCAGGATTGGGGCGTAGAGGGTGCGATCAAGCGGGGTGACTGGGACAATACCAAGGACCTGATGGTTCGCGGGCAGGACCAGATCATCGAGGACATCAAGGCGAGCGGCCTGCGCGGCCGTGGTGGCGCGGGCTTCCCGACCGGCATGAAGTGGAGCTTCATGCCCAAGGAACACAAGCCCGGTAAGCCGAGCTTCCTGCTGATCAACGCCGACGAATCCGAGCCGGGCTCGTGCAAGGATCGCGAGATCCTGCGCCACGATCCGCACAAGCTGCTGGAAGGCGCGCTGATCGCGGGCTTCGCGATGCGCGCGCGCGCCGCCTACATCTACATTCGCGGCGAGTTCATCCGCGAGGCGGAGAATCTCTTCGCCGCCGTGGAGCAGGCCTATGCCAAGGGCTTCCTGGGCAAGAACGCGGCCGGCTCCGGCTACGATTTCGACGTGTTCGTCCACCGCGGCGCCGGCGCCTACATCTGCGGCGAGGAAACCGCGCAGATCGAGAGCATCGAGGGCAAGAAGGGCCAGCCGCGCCTGAAGCCGCCCTTCCCGGCGGGCGTGGGCCTGTTCGGCTGCCCGACGACCGTGAACAACGTGGAATCGATCGCGGTGGTCCCCACGATCCTGCGGCGCGGGCCGAGCTGGTTCGCCGGCATCGGCCGCGAGAAGAACCAGGGCACCAAGCTCTTCCAGATCAGCGGCCACGTGAACAATCCGTGCGTCGTGGAAGAGGCGATGGGCATCAGCTTCCGCGAACTGATCGAGAAGCATTGCGGCGGCATTCGCGGCGGCTGGGACAATCTCCTCGCCGTGATCCCCGGTGGCTCTTCGGTGCCGCTCGTCCCGGCGGCGCAGATCATGGACGCGCCGATGGATTTCGACGGCCTGCGCGAACTGGGCTCGGGCCTCGGCACGGCGGCGGTGATCGTGATGGACAAGTCCACCGACATCGTCCGCGCGATCAGCCGGATCAGCTATTTCTACAAGCATGAGAGCTGCGGCCAGTGCACGCCGTGCCGCGAGGGCACCGGCTGGATGTGGCGCGTGATGGAGCGTCTGCGCACCGGCGAGGCCGATCTGCGCGAGATCGACATGCTGCAGGAAGTGACCAAGCAGGTGGAAGGCCACACGATCTGCGCGCTGGGCGATGCCGCCGCGTGGCCGATCCAGGGCCTGATCCGCCATTTCCGCCCCGAGATCGAAAAGCGGATCGCCGACTATCGCGCGACCGACACGCTCGCCGTGGCGGCGGAGTAAGAGATATGCCGAAGCTCACAGTCGACGGAATCGAAGTGGAGGTGCCCGCCGGCGCCACCGTGCTGCAGGCCTGCGAGGCCGCGGGCAAGGAAGTGCCGCGCTTCTGCTATCATGAGCGCCTGAGCATCGCCGGCAATTGCCGGATGTGCCTGGTGGAAGTGAAGCCGGGACCGCCCAAGCCGCAGGCTTCGTGCGCGCTGCCCGCCGCCGACAATCAGGAAATCCGCACCGACACCGCGATGGTGAAGAAGGCGCGCGAAGGCGTGATGGAGTTCCTGCTCATCAATCACCCGCTCGACTGCCCGATCTGCGATCAGGGCGGCGAATGCGACCTGCAGGATCAGTCGATCGCGTATGGGCGTGGCCACAGCCGCTACCATGAGAACAAGCGCGCGGTGACCGAGAAGTATATGGGTCCGATCGTGAAGACGGTCATGACCCGCTGCATCCAGTGCACGCGCTGCGTGCGCTTCGCAGAAGAGGTTGCGGGCGTCGAGGAAGTCGGCGCGCTGTATCGCGGCGAGAATATGCAGATCACCTCCTATCTGGAGAAGGCGTTCACGTCCGAGCTTTCGGGCAATATCGTCGATCTCTGCCCGGTGGGTGCGCTGACCTCCAAGCCTTACGCGTTCGAGGCGCGGCCGTGGGAGCTGAAGAAGAGCTTCGCGATCGACGTGATGGACGGCGTGGGCACGAACATCCGCCTCGACAGCCGCGGCCGTCAGGTGCTGCGCGCCCTGCCGCGCGTGAACGAGGACGTGAACGAGGAGTGGGCGTCGGACAAGACGCGCCATGCCGTGGACGGCCTCGTGCGCAAGCGCCTCGACAAGCCCTTCGTGAAGAAGGACGGCAAGCTCGTCCCCGCGACCTGGGGCGAGGCATTCGCGTCGATCAAGGCCGTGGGTGCAGGCTCTTCGGTGGCGGCGATCGCGGGCGACATCGTCGACTGCGAGACGATGTATGCCGCCAAGACGCTGCTCGGCGCGATGGGCTCCACGCTGCTGGAAGGCCGTCAGACCGGCCTCGCCTATGACGTTTCCAGCCTGGCGGCGGTGAACTTCAACACCACGATCGCCGGCATCGAGACGGCGGATGCGATCCTGCTGGTCGGCTCGAACGTCCGCTGGGAAGCGCCGCTGGTCAACACGCGCATCCGCAAGGCGATCAAGCGCGGCGCCAAGGTGTTCGCGATCGGCGAAGAGATCGACCTGACCTATCCGGTGACGTGGCTCGGCAACGACCTGAACCTCGTCGGCAATCTGCCGGCCGAAGTGACGGATCTGTTCGCCAAGGCGGCGCGCCCGGCGGTGATCGTCGGCGGCGGCGCGCTCAACAAGGGGCAGGGCGCGAGCCTGGGCCTGATCGAGACGCTCGGCCTCGTGAAGGACGGCTGGAACGGTTATAACGTGCTGCACATGGCGGCGTCGCGCATGGGCGGGCTGATGCTCGGCTATGCGCAGGACGGCGGCATCGCGGCAGTGGCGGCGAAGAGCCCCAAGCTCGTCTTCCTGCTCGGCGCGGACGAAGTGGCGGACGATCGCTTCGCGGGCGCGTTCAAGGTCTATGTCGGCCATCATGGCGACAAGGGCGCGGCGCAGGCGGACGTGATCCTGCCGGCTGCGGCCTATACCGAGAAGAGCGGCACCTATGTGAACATCGAGGGCCGGGTGCAGCGCGGCGACCGCGCCGTCTTCCCGCCGGGCGATGCGCGCGAGGATTGGGCGATCTTCCGGGCGCTGTCCGACGTACTGGGCACGACCCTGCCGTTCGACACGCTGGAGGCCCTGCGCGCCAAGATGATCGCGGACGTGCCGGCGCTCGGCAATGTCGGTGAACTGGCACCCTATGCCTGGACCGTGCCGAGCCTGGATGCGTCCACCGCGACCGGCCCGATCGGCTATCCGATCAAGGATTTCTACCTGACCAACGCCATCGCGCGCGCCAGCGACACGATGCTGCGCTGCTCGGCCGAACTGATCCACGGCGTTTCCTATGCGGAGGCCGCGGAATGATCTCCTGGTTCACCGGTATCCTGCCCTATGAGGGCGCGTACGCCGTCGCGACGATCATCGACATCCTCGTGATCGCACTGCCGCTGATGCTGGCGGTGGCGATGATCATCTATGCCGATCGCAAGATCTGGGCGGCGATGGCGCTGCGTCGCGGCCCGAACGTGGTCGGCCCGTTCGGTCTGCTCCAGTCCTTCGCGGACGGCCTCAAGGTCTTCCTGCAGGAGACGATCATCCCGGCGGCCGCCAATCGCGGCCTCTTCCTGATCGCCCCGGTCATCACCTTCACGGTGGCGCTGGCGGCGTGGGCGGTGATCCCGTTCGGTCCGAAGGCGGTGGTGGCCAACATCAATGTCGGCCTGCTCTACCTGCTCGCGATCAGCTCGATGGGCGTGTACGGCATCATCCTCTCCGGCTGGGCGTCCAACTCCAAATATCCGTTCTACTCCGCGATCCGCGCCGCCGCGCAGATGGTGAGTTACGAAGTGTCGATCGGCTTCGTGCTGATCTCTGTCGTGCTGTGGACCGGCAGCTTCCGCATGAACGATATCGTCATGGCGCAGCGCGGCCACATCTTCGGCTTCATCAACTTCTACGGGCTGAACCCGCTGCTGTTCCCGATGGCGGTGGTGTTCTTCATCTCGTCGCTGGCGGAGACGCAGCGCGCGCCGTTCGACCTGACCGAGGCGGAGAGCGAGATCGTCGCCGGTTACCAGACCGAATATTCGTCGATGGCGTTCGCGCTGTTCTGGCTGGGCGAATATGGCAACGTGCTGCTGATGAGCGCGCTGAACGCCACGCTCTTCTGGGGTGGCTGGCTGCCGCCGTTCGACATTCCGTTCCTCTACTGGATCCCGGGCGTCGTCTGGCTGCTCGCCAAGATCCTGTTCGGCTTCTTCGTCTTCTCTTGGGTGAAGGCGACGGTGCCCCGTTATCGCTACGACCAGCTGATGCGGCTGGGCTGGAAGATCTTCCTGCCCATGTCCCTGATCTGGGTGTTCCTCGTCTCGGGGTGGCTGATGCTCACCCGCTACGGAGTTTGAGCCTGTGAGCCTCGGCTATTACGTCAAGTCGTTCACGCTCTGGGAGTTCGTGAAGGCGCACTGGAAGACATTGCGCTATTTCTTCAAGCCCAAGGCGACGATCAACTATCCGTTCGAGAAGAACCCGCTGAGCCCGCGCTTCCGCGGCGAGCATGCCCTGCGCCGCTACCCCAACGGGGAAGAGCGCTGCATCGCGTGCAAGCTGTGCGAGGCGGTGTGCCCGGCGCAGGCGATCACGATCGAGGCGGAGCCCCGCGACGACGGCAGCCGCCGCACGACGCGCTACGACATCGACATGACCAAGTGCATCTTCTGCGGCTTCTGCCAGGAAGCCTGCCCGGTGGATGCGGTCGTCGAAGGGCCGAACTTCGAATATTCGACCGAGACGCGCGAAGAGCTGATCTACGACAAGGCCAAGCTTCTCGCGAACGGCGACCGGTGGGAGAGGGCGATCGCCCAGAACCTTGCCGCTGACGCACCCTATCGTTAATCGCCGCCACGCTTTCCCGAGGGATTTACCCTTATCGTGATCCAGACGATCGCCTTTTACCTCTTCGCCACGATCGTGGTGCTTTCGGGCATATTGTGCGTCACCGCGCGCAATCCCGTGCATTCCGTGATGTGGCTGATCCTGGCCTTCTTCAACGCGGCAGGGCTGATGCTGCTGGTCGGCGCCGAATTCATCGCGATGCTGCTTGTCATCGTCTATGTCGGCGCGGTCGCGGTGCTGTTCCTGTTCGTCGTGATGATGCTCGACATCGACTTTTCGGAGATGCGCGAGGGCTTCGCCAAATATCTGCCGTTCGGCATCGCGCTGGTGGCCGTATTGGCGGGCGAGATCATCTTCGCGACGGGCGCCTGGAATGCGGGCGCCATCGCGCTGGTCGACGCACCGACGCCGGATCCGGACACGATCCCGAACATCACCGCGCTCGGCCTGCTGATCTACACGCGCTACCTCTTCATCTTCGAAGTGGCCGGCCTGGTGCTGACCGTCGCGCTGATCGGCGCGATCGTGCTGACCCACCGCAAGCGTGGCGACGTGCATCACCAGAATATCGGCAAGCAGAATCGTCGCCGTCCGGAGGACGCCACCGTGAACATGAATCCGCCCGTCGGGCAGGGAGTGGAGCTGTGATCGGGCTCCAGCACTATCTCACCGTTTCGGCGATCCTGTTCGTCACGGGCGTGTTCGGGATCTTCCTCAACCGGAAGAACCTGATCATCATCCTGATGGCGATTGAGCTGATCCTGCTGAGCGTGAACATCAATCTCGTCGCTTTTTCCGCCTTCCTCCACGATCTGGTGGGGCAGGTGTTCGCGATGTTCGTGCTGACGGTGGCGGCGGGCGAGGCGGCGATCGGCCTTGCCATTCTCGTCATCTATTTCCGTGGCCGCGGCACGATCGCGGTCGACGACGTCAACCGGATGAAGGGGTGAACCCGGAGTGATCGTTCCCCTCGTATTCCTGCCGCTGCTGGCGGCCATCATCGCCGGCCTAGGCAATCGCGCGATCGGCAATGTCGCGGCGAAGGTCGTGACGACCGGATCGCTGTTCGTCTCCTGCGCGCTCGCCTGGCCGATCTTCATCGGCTTCCTGACGGGCAGCGACAGCGCGCATGTCGAGACGGTGCTGACCTTCATCAACTCGGGCAGCCTGCAGGTCGCCTGGGAGCTGCGCGTCGATACGCTGACGGCGGTAATGCTGGTGGTGGTGACGAGCGTGTCGAGCCTCGTCCACCTCTACAGCTGGGGCTATATGAGCGAGGATCCCTCGCAGCCCCGCTTCTTCGCCTATCTCTCGCTGTTCACCTTCGCGATGCTGATGCTGGTGACGAGCAACAGCCTGATCCAGATGTTCTTCGGCTGGGAAGGCGTGGGTCTCGCCTCCTATCTGCTGATCGGCTTCTGGTATGAGAAGCCCTCGGCGCAGGCCGCCGCGATCAAGGCGTTCGTGGTCAACCGCGTCGGCGACTTCGGCTTCTCGCTTGGCATCTTCGGCACCTTCCTGGTGTTCGGCACCGTCTCCATCCCCGCGATCCTGGCGGCGGCGCCCGGCATGGCCGGCTCGACGATCGGCTTCCTCGGCGGCCGCGTCGATACGATGACCCTGCTCTGCCTGCTGCTGTTCGTCGGCGCGATGGGCAAGTCGGCCCAGCTCGGCCTGCACGTCTGGTTGCCGGACGCGATGGAAGGCCCGACGCCGGTGTCCGCGCTGATCCACGCCGCGACGATGGTCACGGCCGGCGTCTTCATGGTGTGCCGCCTCTCGCCGATGTTCGAAGTGAGCCCGACGGCGCTGACCGTCGTCACCTATGTGGGCGCGGCGACGGCATTGTTCGCGGCGACGGTGGGTACGGTCCAGACCGACATCAAGCGCGTGATCGCCTATTCGACCTGTTCGCAGCTGGGCTACATGTTCTTCGCGGCAGGCGTGGGCGCCTATAACAGCGCGATGTTCCACCTGTTCACGCACGCTTTCTTCAAGGCGCTGCTGTTCCTGGGCGCCGGCTCGGTGATCCACGCGATGCACCACGAGCAGGACATGCGTTACTATGGCGGCCTCGCGAAGAAGATCCCGCTGACCTTCCTCGCGATGACGGCGGGCACGCTCGCCATCACCGGCGTGGGCATCGAGGACGTGTTCGGCTTCGCCGGCTTCTACTCGAAGGATTCGATCATCGAGGCGGCCTACGCCAAGGGCACGACCGCGGGCGGCGTCGCTTACTTCGTCGGCATCTCGGCGGCCTTGTTGACCAGCTTCTATTCGTGGCGCCTGGTGTTCCTCACCTTCTTCGGCAAGCCGCGCTGGGAGCAGTCCAAGCATATCCAGCATGCCGTGCATGACGCGCACGGCCATGGCGATCATGGCCACGGCCATGAGGATCACGACCATGGGCATGGCCACGATCATGCCCACGGGCATGCGGCGCACGATCATGGCCACGATCACGCGCACGATCATGGCCATGCGAGCGACGGCACGGCGGGTTATCACCCGCACGAGAGCCCGATCGTGATGCTGCTGCCGCTGGTGATCCTGTCGATCGGCGCGATCTTCGCGGGCTTCGTGTTCGCGGTGCCGTTCATCGGCGCGGGCGCGGAAGCCTTCTGGCATGGCAGCCTGCACGTGAACGAGCATCTGTCGCACGCGATGCACGAGATTCCGGAGCTGGCGAAGCTGGCACCGTCGATCGTGATGATCCTGGGCCTCGCCATCGC
This DNA window, taken from Sphingomonas sp. AP4-R1, encodes the following:
- the nuoL gene encoding NADH-quinone oxidoreductase subunit L, with product MIVPLVFLPLLAAIIAGLGNRAIGNVAAKVVTTGSLFVSCALAWPIFIGFLTGSDSAHVETVLTFINSGSLQVAWELRVDTLTAVMLVVVTSVSSLVHLYSWGYMSEDPSQPRFFAYLSLFTFAMLMLVTSNSLIQMFFGWEGVGLASYLLIGFWYEKPSAQAAAIKAFVVNRVGDFGFSLGIFGTFLVFGTVSIPAILAAAPGMAGSTIGFLGGRVDTMTLLCLLLFVGAMGKSAQLGLHVWLPDAMEGPTPVSALIHAATMVTAGVFMVCRLSPMFEVSPTALTVVTYVGAATALFAATVGTVQTDIKRVIAYSTCSQLGYMFFAAGVGAYNSAMFHLFTHAFFKALLFLGAGSVIHAMHHEQDMRYYGGLAKKIPLTFLAMTAGTLAITGVGIEDVFGFAGFYSKDSIIEAAYAKGTTAGGVAYFVGISAALLTSFYSWRLVFLTFFGKPRWEQSKHIQHAVHDAHGHGDHGHGHEDHDHGHGHDHAHGHAAHDHGHDHAHDHGHASDGTAGYHPHESPIVMLLPLVILSIGAIFAGFVFAVPFIGAGAEAFWHGSLHVNEHLSHAMHEIPELAKLAPSIVMILGLAIAYWAYMLSPSIPGRFVATFGGLYRFLLNKWYFDELYDLIFVRPAFALGRFLWKRGDQQTIDRFGPNGAAAVVKFSSVASGKLQSGYVYTYALVMLLGLAAAATWAMAA